A portion of the Bacteroides faecium genome contains these proteins:
- a CDS encoding L-threonylcarbamoyladenylate synthase, whose translation MIEDIKKACQVMNEGGVILYPTDTVWGIGCDATNEEAVRRVYEIKKRADSKAMLVLVDTPVKVDFYVQDVPDVAWDLIEVADKPLTIIYSGARNLASNLLAEDGSVGIRVTNEEFSRRLCQQFRKAIVSTSANVSGQPGAANFSEISDEIKSAVDYIVGFRQDDMSRPKPSSIIKLDKGGVIKIIRE comes from the coding sequence ATGATAGAAGATATTAAAAAAGCCTGTCAGGTGATGAATGAAGGGGGAGTCATCCTTTATCCTACCGATACCGTTTGGGGTATAGGCTGCGACGCGACTAACGAAGAGGCTGTACGCCGGGTATATGAGATTAAGAAACGTGCCGATAGCAAGGCTATGCTGGTGTTGGTAGACACCCCCGTGAAGGTGGATTTTTATGTACAGGATGTCCCCGATGTGGCATGGGATTTGATTGAAGTTGCCGACAAGCCGTTGACGATAATCTATTCCGGAGCACGGAATCTGGCATCGAACCTGTTGGCGGAAGACGGAAGTGTAGGTATCCGTGTCACAAACGAGGAGTTTTCGAGACGCCTTTGTCAGCAGTTCCGCAAGGCGATTGTTTCTACATCGGCCAATGTGAGCGGACAGCCCGGGGCTGCCAATTTCAGCGAAATCAGTGATGAAATCAAATCGGCAGTAGATTATATCGTCGGCTTTCGTCAGGATGATATGAGTCGGCCGAAACCCTCAAGTATTATTAAGTTGGACAAAGGTGGAGTGATTAAGATAATTCGCGAATAA
- a CDS encoding beta-ketoacyl-[acyl-carrier-protein] synthase family protein: MEHSLNIYITAHTLITSLGFGIQENTEAIRACRSGIRMQEAGRVSDSPLLAGMIDAAELERRAKQMQITDYTRMEQLFILAVQEVISQSGASLREPDCALLLSTTKGNVDLLSKQVAPGEPDGSSIQLPTDSPAFLWKMAERIGKFFGACNQVDVISNACISGVSALVVAKRQIESGRYKRVIVAGGDILSHFITSGFLSFKSVSAQRCRPYDIRRDGLSLGEACGAVLLETQGSDNDIILSGGAVSNDANHISGPSRTGDGLAMAIGQAMEEAGVTPGDISFINAHGTATVYNDEMESKAIHLAGLSTAPVNSLKPYFGHTLGASGIIETVLCIEQLKTGILYGTLGYETLGVPMPVTVYGTHQPMPMKCCVKTASGFGGCNAALVLSLPAACHHQKQIPFSKALTESVNSITIRPGVVEHDGTVIFSSSETDFAPFIREAYKNLGENNMKFYKMDDLCKLGYVAAGYLLKGTDYQPEEIGIILANASSSLDTDCKHQTLISKEGDKAASPAVFVYTLPNVVLGEICIRHKIKGENTFFVCPHYEPDSLEDYARIVMAKGKLRTCITGWCELMDGQYQAEFKQLTNISTT; this comes from the coding sequence ATGGAACATTCTCTGAACATATATATTACAGCTCATACGCTTATTACTTCACTGGGCTTCGGCATACAGGAAAATACGGAAGCTATCCGTGCCTGCCGGAGCGGCATCCGCATGCAGGAAGCCGGACGGGTATCCGACAGTCCGCTATTGGCAGGCATGATTGACGCTGCCGAATTGGAAAGACGGGCGAAGCAGATGCAAATAACGGATTATACCCGTATGGAACAACTATTTATATTGGCTGTTCAAGAGGTGATTTCCCAGTCGGGAGCCAGTCTCCGTGAACCGGATTGTGCCTTGCTGCTCTCTACAACAAAAGGGAATGTCGATTTATTAAGTAAGCAGGTTGCTCCGGGCGAACCGGATGGTTCTTCTATACAGCTACCAACGGACAGTCCTGCTTTTCTCTGGAAAATGGCGGAGCGAATCGGCAAGTTCTTCGGAGCCTGCAATCAGGTAGATGTCATTTCCAATGCCTGTATATCAGGAGTTTCGGCACTCGTTGTAGCTAAAAGGCAGATAGAATCGGGACGTTACAAACGGGTCATTGTTGCCGGCGGAGATATCCTGTCTCATTTTATCACGAGCGGGTTTCTGTCTTTCAAGTCTGTCAGCGCACAACGCTGCCGACCTTACGATATCCGACGGGACGGATTGAGTCTGGGCGAAGCCTGCGGAGCCGTGCTTTTAGAAACTCAGGGAAGCGACAACGATATTATTCTCTCCGGGGGAGCTGTCAGTAACGATGCCAACCATATATCCGGTCCATCGCGGACGGGAGACGGACTGGCAATGGCTATCGGTCAGGCTATGGAAGAAGCAGGAGTAACTCCCGGAGACATCAGCTTTATCAATGCGCACGGAACAGCTACGGTCTACAATGATGAAATGGAATCCAAAGCTATCCATCTGGCAGGATTATCAACAGCTCCGGTGAATAGCTTGAAGCCTTATTTCGGACATACGTTAGGAGCTTCGGGCATTATTGAAACGGTTCTTTGCATAGAGCAATTGAAAACAGGAATACTCTACGGGACTTTAGGCTACGAGACACTCGGTGTTCCTATGCCTGTCACCGTCTATGGCACGCATCAACCGATGCCAATGAAATGTTGCGTCAAAACCGCTTCCGGTTTCGGTGGATGCAATGCCGCACTCGTATTGTCTCTCCCTGCTGCCTGTCATCATCAGAAACAGATTCCTTTCTCCAAGGCACTCACCGAATCAGTGAACAGTATCACTATCAGACCGGGAGTGGTAGAACATGACGGAACAGTCATATTCAGTTCTTCGGAGACGGACTTTGCACCGTTTATCCGGGAAGCCTACAAAAACTTGGGAGAAAACAATATGAAGTTCTATAAAATGGATGACCTGTGTAAACTGGGATACGTGGCTGCCGGCTACTTATTGAAAGGGACTGATTATCAACCGGAAGAGATTGGAATTATTCTTGCCAACGCTTCTTCATCGCTGGATACGGACTGCAAACATCAGACTCTTATCAGCAAGGAAGGAGACAAAGCCGCCAGTCCCGCCGTATTTGTCTATACGCTCCCGAATGTGGTACTGGGTGAAATCTGCATCCGGCATAAGATAAAGGGAGAAAACACGTTCTTTGTCTGTCCGCATTACGAGCCTGATTCTTTAGAGGATTATGCACGTATCGTAATGGCTAAAGGGAAGTTGCGCACATGCATCACAGGCTGGTGCGAACTGATGGACGGACAATATCAGGCAGAATTTAAACAACTTACTAATATATCAACGACTTAA
- a CDS encoding hydroxymyristoyl-ACP dehydratase, with product MNREAIIHGEGILGLIPQRSPIVMVDSFFGIEENCSYSGLTVTSDNIFCEAGKLQEPGIIEHIAQSAAARIGFIYTRQGEKVPLGFIGSVDKLKIYDLPEVGMTLFTEITVVQEVFDITLVAAQVKAGEELIAECRMKIFIKKG from the coding sequence ATGAACAGGGAAGCTATCATACACGGAGAAGGAATACTCGGACTGATTCCGCAACGGTCGCCCATTGTCATGGTGGATAGTTTCTTCGGCATCGAAGAGAACTGTTCATATTCCGGGCTGACCGTCACGTCTGATAACATCTTTTGCGAAGCAGGAAAACTGCAAGAACCGGGAATCATCGAGCACATCGCCCAATCGGCAGCCGCACGTATCGGGTTTATCTACACCCGGCAGGGTGAAAAAGTTCCGTTAGGCTTTATCGGTTCGGTGGATAAACTCAAGATTTATGATTTACCGGAAGTGGGAATGACACTATTTACCGAGATTACCGTCGTGCAGGAAGTATTCGATATTACGCTGGTTGCCGCACAAGTAAAAGCCGGTGAAGAATTGATAGCCGAATGCCGGATGAAAATATTTATCAAGAAAGGATGA
- a CDS encoding beta-ketoacyl-[acyl-carrier-protein] synthase family protein translates to MKRVVITGMGIYSCIGKNLDEVKDSLYNGKSGIGIDPARKELGYFSALTGILERPDLKKLLDRRKRHCLPEQGEYAYLATLEAFRHAGIDEAFLENNEVGILYGNDSSAAPVINAVDIIREKKNTALVGSGSIFQSMNSTVTMNLSVIFKLRGVNFTIAGACASGSHAIGMGYLLIKSGLQDCILCGGAQEVNPYAVGSFDGLSAFSTQEAEPEKASKPFDKRRDGLIPSGGAASLVLESYESAVKRGAPILAEVVGYGFSSNGDHISVPNVDGPRRSLQMAVKDAGIALERIKYINAHATSTPVGDLNEAKAIAEVFEGHRPYVASTKSMTGHEMWMAGASEVIYSTLMMNNNFIAPNLNFEEPDEASAQLNIPAQRVDLEFDTFLSNSFGFGGTNSTLIVRKFNK, encoded by the coding sequence ATGAAAAGAGTTGTTATCACGGGAATGGGGATTTATTCTTGCATCGGCAAGAATCTGGATGAAGTAAAAGACTCACTATACAATGGGAAATCGGGCATCGGCATAGACCCGGCACGGAAAGAACTAGGTTATTTTTCGGCACTGACAGGTATTTTGGAACGTCCCGACCTGAAGAAGCTACTGGACCGGCGCAAACGTCATTGCCTGCCGGAACAGGGAGAATATGCTTATCTCGCAACATTAGAAGCTTTCCGCCATGCCGGCATTGACGAAGCTTTTCTCGAAAACAACGAAGTCGGTATTCTGTATGGAAACGACAGCAGTGCCGCCCCTGTTATCAATGCGGTGGACATTATCCGTGAAAAGAAGAATACGGCACTGGTCGGTTCCGGTTCCATCTTCCAGTCGATGAACTCTACCGTGACGATGAACCTGTCTGTCATTTTCAAGCTAAGGGGCGTCAACTTTACCATCGCAGGAGCCTGTGCCAGCGGTTCGCATGCCATCGGCATGGGATATCTGCTTATCAAATCGGGATTGCAGGACTGTATCTTATGCGGTGGCGCGCAAGAAGTGAACCCGTATGCCGTAGGTAGTTTTGACGGGTTAAGTGCGTTCTCCACCCAGGAAGCAGAACCGGAAAAGGCTTCGAAACCTTTCGATAAGCGACGGGACGGACTGATACCAAGCGGTGGAGCTGCCAGTCTGGTGCTCGAAAGCTACGAATCGGCAGTGAAAAGAGGTGCGCCTATTCTGGCTGAAGTGGTCGGATACGGTTTTTCATCCAATGGCGACCATATTTCCGTGCCGAATGTAGACGGTCCCAGACGTTCTTTGCAAATGGCTGTCAAGGATGCAGGTATCGCGCTCGAGCGTATCAAATATATTAATGCACACGCCACTTCAACTCCGGTAGGCGATTTGAACGAAGCGAAAGCCATCGCGGAAGTGTTCGAAGGACACCGCCCGTATGTAGCTTCCACCAAGTCCATGACAGGACATGAGATGTGGATGGCGGGTGCCAGTGAAGTAATCTACTCCACCCTGATGATGAACAACAATTTCATCGCTCCCAACCTCAATTTCGAGGAACCGGACGAAGCCTCGGCGCAGTTGAACATTCCGGCTCAACGGGTAGACTTGGAATTCGACACATTCCTGTCCAACTCCTTCGGATTCGGTGGAACCAATTCCACTTTGATAGTGCGTAAATTCAATAAATAA
- a CDS encoding LpxL/LpxP family acyltransferase: MSTWKGKTRGGTFGYLFFIYLIKYLGITAAYIFLSLVVLYFIPFAPKATKSTWFYARHILKYNRIRSVGMLLRNYYRLGQILIDKVAIGNGKADRYRFEFERYPEFLRLLDSEQGVIMIGAHVGNWEIGVPFFDDYGKKINIVMYDAEHRKIKEMLEKNGREKEYKIIPVNEDNLTHVFRITEALNKKEYVCFQGDRYLNKEKLLTGRLLGREAPFPAGPFLLASRMKVPVVFYFAMRESGRTYRFHFIVAEPVVRNKDKKAETALLEQYTVALEQILKRYPEQWFNYYPFWEPAGKQSPDSKERQKDATEQI; the protein is encoded by the coding sequence ATGTCGACGTGGAAAGGCAAAACCCGGGGTGGAACGTTCGGATACTTATTCTTTATTTATTTAATTAAGTATCTGGGCATCACCGCCGCTTATATTTTCTTGAGCCTGGTAGTTCTTTATTTTATACCGTTCGCTCCGAAAGCGACGAAAAGTACCTGGTTTTATGCCCGCCATATCTTGAAATACAACCGGATACGTTCTGTTGGAATGTTGCTGCGCAACTATTACCGGCTGGGACAGATTCTGATTGACAAGGTAGCCATCGGCAATGGGAAAGCAGACCGATACCGGTTTGAGTTTGAACGGTACCCGGAGTTTCTGCGATTATTGGACAGCGAACAGGGAGTGATTATGATTGGCGCCCATGTGGGAAACTGGGAAATAGGCGTTCCTTTCTTTGATGATTACGGAAAGAAAATCAATATCGTGATGTACGATGCCGAGCATCGCAAAATCAAAGAGATGTTGGAGAAAAACGGGCGGGAGAAGGAATACAAGATTATTCCTGTCAATGAAGACAATCTGACGCACGTTTTCCGCATCACTGAAGCGTTGAACAAAAAAGAATATGTCTGTTTCCAGGGCGACCGCTATCTGAATAAGGAGAAGCTACTGACAGGCAGATTGTTGGGACGGGAAGCTCCTTTCCCTGCCGGACCTTTCTTGTTGGCTTCGCGGATGAAAGTACCTGTCGTTTTTTATTTCGCCATGAGGGAATCGGGAAGAACCTACCGTTTTCATTTCATCGTGGCGGAGCCGGTGGTACGAAACAAGGATAAAAAAGCGGAGACAGCTCTGCTCGAACAATATACCGTTGCTTTGGAACAGATACTAAAGCGTTATCCGGAACAATGGTTTAATTATTACCCCTTCTGGGAACCTGCCGGAAAGCAGTCACCGGATTCAAAAGAAAGACAAAAAGATGCAACAGAACAGATATGA
- the fabG gene encoding 3-oxoacyl-ACP reductase FabG produces the protein MKYALVTGGSRGIGRAVSCRLAEMGYFILINYQSNDAEAEKTLQLVREKGSDGELMKFDVTDSEAIAVALGNWSSQHPDEYIEVLVNNAGIRKDNLMIWMTGEEWSKVLDISLNGFFHVTQPLLKNMLVKRYGRIVNIVSLSGIQGMPGQVNYSAAKGGVIAATKALAQEVAKKKVTVNAVAPGFIRTDMTEGIDENEWKKHIPAGRFGTPEEVADLVGFLASPASSYITGEVISINGGLYT, from the coding sequence ATGAAATATGCATTAGTAACCGGTGGAAGCCGAGGTATCGGTCGTGCCGTCAGTTGTAGGCTGGCGGAAATGGGCTACTTTATACTTATCAATTATCAGAGTAACGACGCGGAAGCGGAAAAGACATTGCAATTAGTGCGGGAGAAAGGGAGCGACGGTGAATTGATGAAGTTCGATGTCACCGATTCCGAAGCGATTGCCGTTGCCTTGGGCAACTGGTCTTCACAGCATCCCGACGAATATATCGAAGTACTGGTCAATAATGCGGGTATTCGCAAAGACAACCTGATGATCTGGATGACGGGCGAAGAATGGAGCAAAGTGCTCGACATCAGCCTGAACGGTTTCTTCCATGTGACACAGCCTTTGCTGAAAAACATGCTGGTGAAACGCTACGGGCGTATCGTGAATATCGTATCCCTGTCGGGCATCCAGGGAATGCCGGGACAGGTCAACTACTCGGCAGCCAAAGGCGGCGTGATTGCCGCGACGAAAGCGCTGGCACAGGAAGTAGCCAAGAAGAAAGTGACGGTCAACGCGGTGGCTCCGGGATTTATCCGCACGGACATGACCGAAGGTATTGATGAAAACGAATGGAAAAAGCATATCCCCGCAGGACGTTTCGGAACTCCGGAAGAAGTGGCCGACCTGGTAGGTTTCCTGGCATCTCCGGCATCATCCTACATCACGGGAGAAGTGATTTCCATCAACGGCGGACTATATACTTAA
- a CDS encoding acyl carrier protein has product MTNEEIIEKIRTTLAEEFEVDIDIIQPDAPLMETLELDSLDLVDMVVLVEKNFGFNVTGQDFAGIKTFQDFYNLVITRMQEAK; this is encoded by the coding sequence ATGACAAACGAAGAAATCATCGAGAAAATAAGAACCACTCTGGCAGAAGAGTTTGAAGTAGACATCGACATCATCCAGCCGGATGCGCCGTTAATGGAGACTCTCGAACTGGACAGCCTGGACTTGGTCGACATGGTGGTGCTGGTAGAAAAGAATTTCGGGTTTAACGTGACCGGACAGGATTTTGCAGGTATCAAGACCTTTCAGGACTTCTACAATCTTGTTATTACCCGCATGCAGGAAGCTAAATAA
- a CDS encoding methyltransferase: MQQNRYDKEPLTAVEAQRLAQEIAFGPVVFQVSRLMLKFGIFQLLADHRNGQTQEEISKACGLSSYAAQVLLEASLTIGTVLLREGRYSLAKAGWFLLNDKMVRVNMDFNYDVNYLGMFHLEEALTNGRPEGLKVFGEWSTIYEGLSSLPPQVQKSWFGFDHYYSDCSFDEALAIVFARHPKTLLDVGGNTGRWATKCVSYDSAVEVTIMDLPQQLEMMRQQTQELPGATRIHGHGANLLDPQVPFPTGFDAIWMSQFLDCFSEEEVTSILTRAARSMDKESRLYIMETFWNRQKFDTAAYCLTQISLYFTAMANGNSKMYHSDDMKRCIEAAGLEIEEMHDHLGMGHSIVQCKLKATTENNAD, encoded by the coding sequence ATGCAACAGAACAGATATGACAAAGAACCGTTGACAGCGGTAGAAGCCCAACGCCTGGCACAGGAGATAGCTTTCGGCCCTGTCGTATTTCAGGTATCGCGCCTAATGCTTAAATTCGGTATTTTCCAGTTGCTTGCGGACCACCGGAACGGACAGACGCAGGAAGAAATCAGCAAGGCTTGCGGACTTTCTTCTTATGCCGCACAAGTATTATTGGAAGCATCGTTGACCATCGGAACGGTGTTGCTGCGCGAAGGCCGGTACTCACTCGCCAAAGCCGGCTGGTTCTTGCTCAATGACAAGATGGTGCGCGTCAATATGGACTTCAACTATGATGTCAATTATCTGGGTATGTTCCATCTTGAGGAAGCCCTGACCAACGGACGTCCCGAAGGGTTGAAAGTATTCGGCGAATGGAGTACAATCTATGAAGGATTGTCCAGTCTGCCGCCACAGGTACAAAAGAGTTGGTTTGGTTTCGACCACTATTATTCGGATTGCTCGTTTGACGAAGCACTGGCTATCGTTTTCGCCCGTCATCCCAAGACTTTGTTGGACGTAGGCGGCAATACAGGCCGTTGGGCAACGAAATGCGTCAGCTATGACTCCGCAGTGGAAGTGACCATCATGGATCTTCCGCAACAACTGGAGATGATGCGCCAACAGACCCAAGAACTGCCCGGAGCAACACGTATCCACGGGCATGGCGCCAACCTGCTCGACCCGCAGGTTCCTTTCCCCACGGGATTCGACGCCATCTGGATGAGCCAGTTCCTCGATTGCTTCTCGGAAGAAGAGGTGACCAGCATACTGACACGTGCCGCCCGCTCTATGGACAAAGAAAGCCGGCTCTATATCATGGAGACTTTCTGGAACCGGCAGAAGTTTGATACAGCCGCTTACTGTCTGACGCAAATCAGCCTCTACTTCACAGCAATGGCAAACGGCAACAGTAAGATGTACCACTCGGACGACATGAAACGATGCATCGAAGCAGCGGGACTGGAAATAGAAGAAATGCACGACCACCTGGGAATGGGACACAGCATCGTACAGTGCAAACTGAAAGCTACAACAGAAAACAATGCAGACTAA
- a CDS encoding acyl-CoA thioesterase has product MEEIVFHHTLPIQLRFNDVDKFGHVNNTVYFSFYDLGKTEYFASVCPGVDWEKIGIVVVHIEADFVKQIFASDHIAVQTAVSKIGTKSFHLIQRVIDTETNEVKCVCKSIMVTFDLEKHESMPLTEEWIKAICNYEERDLLKA; this is encoded by the coding sequence ATGGAAGAAATCGTATTTCACCACACGCTGCCTATTCAGTTGCGCTTCAATGACGTAGACAAATTCGGTCATGTCAACAACACTGTTTATTTCTCTTTTTACGACTTAGGAAAGACTGAATACTTCGCTTCAGTATGTCCGGGAGTGGATTGGGAAAAGATTGGCATTGTCGTCGTTCATATCGAAGCGGATTTCGTCAAGCAGATTTTCGCGTCAGACCATATTGCCGTGCAGACAGCTGTTTCCAAGATAGGCACCAAGAGTTTTCATCTGATTCAACGGGTGATAGACACGGAAACGAATGAGGTTAAATGTGTCTGCAAGTCTATCATGGTGACTTTCGACCTGGAAAAGCATGAATCCATGCCGCTGACGGAAGAATGGATAAAGGCGATATGCAATTATGAAGAGCGGGATTTGCTGAAAGCGTAG
- a CDS encoding acyl-CoA thioesterase: MKRKTSQHTPALTNRTTFKVRFSEIDSMQIVWHGEYVRYFEDGREAFGKQYGLDYMSIYREGYMVPIVDLTCQFKQSLSFGEEAIVETRYIACEAAKIKFEYVIYRATDQSIVATGSTMQVFLNLNKELELINPPFYMEWKKKWNIL, translated from the coding sequence ATGAAACGGAAAACGAGTCAACATACGCCCGCTCTGACCAACCGGACTACATTCAAAGTGCGGTTCAGCGAAATAGATTCCATGCAAATCGTATGGCACGGTGAGTACGTGCGTTATTTTGAAGACGGAAGGGAAGCCTTCGGCAAGCAGTATGGTTTGGATTATATGAGTATTTACCGCGAAGGGTACATGGTTCCCATTGTTGATTTGACCTGCCAGTTCAAGCAATCGTTATCTTTCGGTGAAGAGGCAATTGTCGAGACTCGCTATATCGCTTGTGAAGCCGCCAAGATAAAGTTCGAATACGTCATTTACCGGGCTACCGACCAGAGCATAGTAGCGACCGGAAGCACGATGCAGGTATTCCTGAATCTGAATAAAGAACTGGAACTTATTAATCCGCCGTTTTATATGGAATGGAAAAAGAAATGGAACATTCTCTGA
- a CDS encoding HAL/PAL/TAL family ammonia-lyase — MIADKSINLDTLYKVLFEDEKLELSEECVRKVEESFNFLQSFSSDKIIYGINTGFGPMAQYRIEDQSLIELQYNIIRSHSTGAGKPLPELYVKAAMIARLYTFLQGKSGVHMELVSLLCEFINRGISPFIPEHGSVGASGDLVQLAHIALTLIGEGEVFYQGKLRDAATVLRENGLSPFSMRIREGLSVTNGTSVMTGIGIVNLIYARKLLRWSVAASVMMNEIAASYDDFMAQALNEAKHHRGQREIAAMMREWVSGSQCVLQRENELYNQVHKEKIFEHKVQPYYSLRCVPQILGPIYDELENAEEVLINEINSACDNPIVDPETQNIYHGGNFHGDYISFEMDKLKIAVTKLTMLCERQINYLFHDRINGILPPFVNLGVLGLNYGLQASQFTATSTTAECQTLSNPMYVHSIPNNNDNQDIVSMGTNSALLAKTVIENSYQVMAIQFMGMAQAVDYLKIQEKLSPKSRQVYDEIRSFFPVFTNDTPKYKEIEAMIAYLKKENK; from the coding sequence ATGATAGCTGACAAAAGTATAAATTTAGATACCCTTTATAAAGTATTGTTTGAAGACGAGAAGCTGGAACTCTCCGAAGAATGCGTTCGAAAAGTAGAGGAAAGTTTCAATTTCCTGCAATCTTTCTCCAGCGATAAGATTATTTATGGTATCAATACCGGGTTCGGTCCGATGGCGCAATACAGAATAGAAGACCAGTCATTGATTGAACTTCAATACAACATCATCCGAAGCCACTCTACCGGCGCCGGAAAACCGCTCCCCGAACTTTATGTGAAAGCAGCTATGATTGCCCGCCTGTACACTTTCCTGCAAGGTAAATCGGGAGTGCACATGGAACTGGTATCGCTCCTTTGCGAATTTATCAACCGAGGCATATCTCCCTTTATCCCCGAACATGGAAGCGTTGGCGCCAGCGGCGACCTCGTGCAACTAGCTCACATAGCCCTGACACTGATAGGCGAAGGAGAAGTCTTCTATCAGGGAAAATTGCGTGATGCCGCCACCGTACTCCGGGAAAATGGTCTGAGCCCGTTCTCCATGCGTATCCGCGAAGGATTATCCGTGACCAACGGAACTTCCGTAATGACAGGAATCGGCATCGTCAACCTGATTTATGCTCGGAAACTGCTTCGTTGGTCGGTAGCCGCTTCCGTTATGATGAACGAAATCGCCGCCTCTTACGATGACTTCATGGCTCAGGCACTGAACGAAGCCAAACATCACCGCGGACAACGGGAAATTGCCGCAATGATGCGAGAATGGGTAAGTGGCAGCCAATGCGTGCTCCAAAGAGAGAACGAACTGTATAACCAAGTACACAAAGAAAAAATCTTCGAACATAAAGTACAGCCTTATTACTCTCTGCGCTGTGTTCCGCAAATACTCGGTCCCATCTATGACGAACTGGAGAATGCGGAAGAAGTATTAATCAATGAGATAAACTCCGCTTGCGACAATCCGATTGTCGACCCGGAAACACAGAATATTTATCATGGCGGCAATTTCCACGGAGACTATATCTCCTTCGAAATGGACAAACTGAAAATCGCCGTGACCAAGCTGACCATGCTCTGCGAAAGACAAATCAACTATTTGTTCCATGACCGCATCAACGGCATCCTGCCGCCATTTGTCAACTTGGGAGTATTGGGACTGAATTACGGCCTGCAGGCATCCCAATTCACGGCAACGTCCACCACCGCCGAGTGTCAGACCTTATCGAACCCGATGTACGTCCACAGTATCCCCAACAACAATGACAATCAGGACATTGTCAGCATGGGTACCAACTCCGCCTTATTAGCAAAAACCGTCATTGAGAATTCCTACCAGGTGATGGCTATTCAGTTCATGGGGATGGCACAGGCTGTCGATTATCTGAAGATACAGGAGAAACTAAGTCCGAAAAGCCGGCAGGTTTACGATGAAATCCGTAGTTTCTTCCCTGTTTTCACCAATGACACACCTAAATATAAAGAGATAGAAGCTATGATAGCTTATCTCAAAAAAGAAAATAAATAA